GCGGCGGTCGCGCTCGGCCCGCTCTGCCACCCGGGCCGCCCGCTCGCGCAGGCGTGTGCTTGTGTCGTCGTCGGGCCGCAGCCACACCATGCCCCGGTCGGCGTCGACGCCGATCTCGTCGCCCGCGCCCGCGGCGAGCACTCCGGGGCCGGCGCCGGTCACGAGCGGGATCCCCAGCGACCGGGCCACGATCGCGGCGTGCGCGGTCGTGCCGCCGCCGGCGAGGACGATCGCCGCCAGGTTGCCGCTCCACGCCGCCACCTCGCCGGGGCCGAGGTCGTCGGCGATCACGACCACGCCTGCCGGCGGCTCGCTCGAGCGGCCGGTGCTGAGCTCACCCGCGCGGCGGGCGATCGCGTGCAGGTCGGCCGCGCGGGCGGCGAGCAGCGGGTCGTCGAGATCGGCCAGCGCCTGGGCGTGCGGCTCGATCGCGCGGGCGATGGCCTCGGGCGCGCTCGCGCCGGCGAGCGCCTCGCGCTCGGCCGCATCGAGCAGCGTCTGGTCCTGGGCCATCAGCTGGTTGGCCTCGACGATCTCGGCATCGCCGCCGTGGCCCTCGCCGCGCAGCGCCTCCGCCAGGTGGCCGAGCTCGTCGGCGGCGAGCTCGAGCCCGCGCCGGGCCGCGGCCGCCTCGGTGTCCGGTGCCCCCCCGCCGCCGTGGCCGGCGACGTCACCCGATCTGGTCCAGGCGGGGCCCACCGCGGCACCCGGCGAGGCCGGCGTGCCGCGCACGACCCGGGGGGTCACGATTCCTCCGCCACCGTGCGTTCGAGGGCAGCGAGGATGAGGGCGGTCGAGGTGGCGCCGGGGTCCTGATGACCGACCGAGCGCTCCCCCAGGTACGAGGCGCGGCCCTTGCGGGCCTGCATCGGGATGGTCGCACGCATGCCTTCCTCGGCGGCCGCGCGGGCCTCGGCGACCGCTTCGGGCAGCGGCGTGCCGGCGTCGACCCGCTCGCGCAGGGTCGCCACCGCCGGCCCGAGGGCGTCGACGATGGTCTTGTCGCCCGGCTCCGCCGCGCCCAGCTCGACGATCCCGGTCAGGGCGGCGTCGAGCGCCGAGACGAGGTCGGGCGCCTCGAACGTCTCGGCGTCGCCGAGGGCACGGCCGGCCCGGCGCATGCCCGAGCCCCACAGCGGGCCGCTGGCGCCGCCGACGGTCGAGACCAGCGTCGAGCCCGCCTGGATGAGGGCGCGGCCCGGCGTCGTGCCGTCGTCCAGCCCGTCCAGCTTGGCCTCGACGGCGGTGAACCCGCGCGTCATGTTGGCACCGTGATCCGCGTCGCCGATGGCCGCGTCGAGCTGCGTCAGGTAGTCGCGCTGCTCCGAGATCGACTCGGCGCACGCATGCATCCAGCGGGTCACGGTCTCGGTGTTCACGTCGCCCTCCCTCGAGCCTCGAAGTGCTACGCGCCCCAGCGCAGCGCAGCCGTCTTCACGGGAGCATCCCACAGACCGGCGAGCTCGTCATCGAGCCGCAGGAGGGTGATCGAGCAGCCCGCCATCTCGAGGCTCGTGATGTAGTTTCCGACCAGGCTGCGGCCGACCTCGATGCCGCGGGCGCCGAGGCCCCTGGTGACCTCGTTGAAGAGCAGGTAGAGCTCGATCAGCGGCGTGCCGCCGAGGCCGTTCACGAACGCGAGCACCGACTCGCCCTTCGCCAGGCCGAGGTCGGAGACGATCGGCTCGAGCATCTCCTCCGCGATCTCCGCCGCAGGCTTCATCTTCTCGCGCCGCCGGCCCGGCTCGCCGTGGATGCCGACGCCGACCTCGATCTCGTCGGGGCCGAGGTCGAAGATGGGCGTGCCGGAACTCGGGGTGGCGCAGGACGTCAGGGCGACGCCGAACGACCGGCCCTGCTCGTTCACCTTGCGGCAGATGCCGGCCACCTCGGCCAGCGATCCGCCCGCCTCGGCCTTCGCGCCCGCGATCTTCTCCGCCAGCACGGTCGCGCCCGTCCCCCGGCGGCCGGCGGTGTACAGGCTGTCCTGCACCGCCACGTCGTCGTCGAGGACGATCGACTGCACCTCGATGCCGTCGTCCTCCGCGAGCTCGGCGGCCATCTTGAAGTTGAGGACGTCGCCCGTGTAGTTCTTGACGATGTGCAGCACCCCGGCGCCGCCGTCGACGGCCTTCGTCGCGGCCGCCATCTGGTCGGGCACGGGCGAGGTGAAGATCGCGCCGGCGCACGCCGCGTCGAGCATGCCGCTGCCGACGAACCCGCCGTGCAGGGGCTCGTGGCCCGACCCGCCGCCCGACACGAGGCCGACCTTGCCCGACACCGGGGCGTCCGCGCGGATCACGAGCTGGTTCTCCAGGTCGACGCGGACAAGCTCGGCGTGGGCGGTCGCGATGCCCGCGAGCGCCTCGGGCACCACCGTCTCGGGGTCGTTGATGAACTTCTTGACGACTGCGGCGTGCGTGCTCATTCCCGGGGCCCTCCCTGGTCTCTCGGAACCTTCGCCGACGATCCGTTTGGTTCGACAATGCCGAACGACTTTCAGGACAATAACGCGTGGGCGGCGCTGATGTCAAGCGGTGCGATCGGCGCGGATCCCGGCGCCGTTCACCATGCCCTGATCGACGTACCAGGCCAGCGTCCGGCGCACCATGGCGTCGAACGAGCGGTACTCGAGGCCGAGCTCGCGGGCGGCCCGCGAGCCGTCGTATGCGTGGCCGTGCAGGAGCGTCGCCACCATCTCGCGGCACAGCCGCGGCCGCCGGCCC
This region of Gaiellales bacterium genomic DNA includes:
- the dhaL gene encoding dihydroxyacetone kinase subunit DhaL; protein product: MNTETVTRWMHACAESISEQRDYLTQLDAAIGDADHGANMTRGFTAVEAKLDGLDDGTTPGRALIQAGSTLVSTVGGASGPLWGSGMRRAGRALGDAETFEAPDLVSALDAALTGIVELGAAEPGDKTIVDALGPAVATLRERVDAGTPLPEAVAEARAAAEEGMRATIPMQARKGRASYLGERSVGHQDPGATSTALILAALERTVAEES
- the dhaK gene encoding dihydroxyacetone kinase subunit DhaK; translated protein: MSTHAAVVKKFINDPETVVPEALAGIATAHAELVRVDLENQLVIRADAPVSGKVGLVSGGGSGHEPLHGGFVGSGMLDAACAGAIFTSPVPDQMAAATKAVDGGAGVLHIVKNYTGDVLNFKMAAELAEDDGIEVQSIVLDDDVAVQDSLYTAGRRGTGATVLAEKIAGAKAEAGGSLAEVAGICRKVNEQGRSFGVALTSCATPSSGTPIFDLGPDEIEVGVGIHGEPGRRREKMKPAAEIAEEMLEPIVSDLGLAKGESVLAFVNGLGGTPLIELYLLFNEVTRGLGARGIEVGRSLVGNYITSLEMAGCSITLLRLDDELAGLWDAPVKTAALRWGA